From Lolium perenne isolate Kyuss_39 chromosome 5, Kyuss_2.0, whole genome shotgun sequence, a single genomic window includes:
- the LOC127294542 gene encoding peroxidase 4: protein MAGASASENASALCVVMLIIMALCAGGASAQLSTGFYSSSCPGALGAVKSAVQSAVAKEPRMGASILRLFFHDCFVQGCDGSLLLDDTSSLQGEKTAKPNNGSVRGFEVIDAVKAAVEKLCPGVVSCADVLAVAARDSVVALGGPSWDVKVGRRDSTTASFSGANNNIPPPTSGLANLTALFAAQGLSQKDMVALSGSHTIGQARCTSFRAHIYNDTNIDKGFSTTLQAGCPLTSGSGDNNLAPLDLQTPTTFENNYYKNLIGKKGLLHSDQELFNGGATDPQVQSYVSSQSTFFADFVAGMIKMGDISPLTGNNGEIRKNCRKTN from the exons ATGGCTGGTGCCAGTGCAAGCGAGAATGCTAGTGCTTTGTGCGTCGTGATGCTCATCATCATGGCGCTCTGCGCCGGTGGCGCGTCGGCGCAGCTGTCAACGGGGTTCTACTCGAGCTCGTGCCCGGGCGCGCTGGGCGCGGTGAAGTCCGCGGTGCAGTCGGCGGTGGCGAAGGAGCCGCGGATGGGCGCCTCCATCCTGCGCCTATTCTTCCACGACTGCTTCGTGCAGGGCTGCGACGGGTCGCTGCTGCTGGACGACACTTCGAGCCTGCAGGGGGAGAAGACGGCCAAGCCCAACAACGGGTCGGTGCGCGGGTTCGAGGTCATCGACGCCGTGAAGGCGGCGGTGGAGAAGCTCTGCCCTGGTGTCGTCTCCTGCGCCGACGTCCTCGCCGTCGCAGCCAGGGACAGCGTCGTCGCC CTGGGCGGGCCGAGCTGGGATGTGAAGGTGGGGCGGCGGGACTCGACGACGGCGAGCTTCAGCGGCGCCAACAACAACATCCCGCCGCCGACGTCGGGGCTCGCTAACCTTACCGCGCTCTTCGCCGCGCAGGGGCTCTCCCAGAAGGACATGGTTGCGCTGTCTG GGTCTCACACCATAGGCCAAGCACGATGTACGAGCTTCCGAGCGCACATCTACAATGACACCAACATCGACAAGGGCTTCTCTACAACCCTTCAAGCAGGATGCCCTCTCACCTCTGGCTCAGGCGACAACAACCTAGCACCACTCGATCTTCAGACGCCGACCACTTTCGAGAACAACTACTACAAGAACCTCATTGGCAAAAAGGGGCTCCTGCACTCTGACCAGGAGCTCTTCAATGGCGGGGCCACCGACCCACAAGTACAGTCTTATGTCAGTAGCCAGAGCACCTTCTTCGCTGATTTTGTGGCAGGCATGATCAAGATGGGAGATATCTCACCGCTGACAGGGAATAATGGAGAGATCAGGAAAAATTGCCGGAAGACAAACTAA